The nucleotide window AGGGTCAAGACGGCCGGTTGGTTATCCAAAATGCCGTTAAGTTGTTGCAGCATAGCGTCCATCTGCATGGCCTTGGTGAAAAGAATGACGAGGTCGAACTGTTCGGTGACGTCGGCTGGGCGTTTCGACGTCATGGGGATGACCTGGTCGCCCTGACCGTCCGTGGTGATGGTCAGACCATCCCGGTTGATAACGTCTAGGTGTTCCTGCCAGTTATCGATCAAGGTGACGTGATTGCCCGCCTGTTGTAGCTTAACGCCGAAACGGCTACCCATGGCACCCGCACCAGCAATCGCAATTTTCATGAAGAATCACTCCTATTATGATTGACTTAGCCTCAGTGTAGCAGTTTTTCGGTGAAAATGGTGTGGGAACGGTAAGGATTGGTAATTGACATCATTCAAGCGCTGGGCTAACATGAAACTTACTATTAGATGAGAAAATAATGAGAAAAATAGGAGCGATGTGTATGTCGAAGAGTGTTAGCGCGCAAGACTTGTTCAAGTTAGTAGCACTGTCTCAACCATTAGCCAGCAACGGTCAGGTATTTTTCGTTGAAAATGGAGTCGATCAAGCCAGTAACGGGTATGTTTCCCAAATTAAACGGCTCGGTGTCGGCGGTGGCACACAGAATGTGGCAGTTAATGGTCGGTTAAACTTACAGCCAACCGTGGCGGGGAACAGCTTGTACTACACCGCCACCGTAGACCAAGCCAAGGCGCAACTCTTTCGGGTACCAGTAACTGGTGGCGAACCAACGGCCGTCACGACGAGTACGCCTAATGAGGCTGTCAATACGGTGTTTGCCGCTGCGGATGGTTCGAGTATCTTCTTCAAGACCACACAGACGGCGGAACGGCCTAAGTTACCCAATACCGAGGCATTTCCGCAACCCCGGCACGTTGAGAATTTAATCAACAAAGCGGATGGCTATGGATGGCTTCCTTTGGACGTGGTGTACCGGTTGCGACGCTATCAACCGAGCACCGGCGTAGTTGAAGAAGTTTTCCAACAAGGCCATGATTTCGAGTTGACTTCGGTCAGCGCTGACGGTCGGTACGTTTCCTATTTAGTCGATGATCGACCCGCGGATGATACGGACTTTTCCCGGGGTGTCAGCGTATTAGACGTTCAAACGGGTGAGACGGTTGATTTAACGACGACGCTACCTAAAGGCCGTTTCTCAGACGCCACGTTATCCCCAGATGGCCAACGGGTGGCCTTAGTGGGTGACGACGGCTCCTTTGGTCGTCATACTGTGGCGAACCTTTACCTGGTTAACCGGGAGAGTGGGGAATTAGTCAATCGTACCGCTGAATTAGATGCTGATTTGGTTCCAGACTTTGCTGGCGACTTTGTGCAACATCCCAGTGGTAAATTAGTTCGGTGGCTGACCGACGAAGACGTGGTCTTTGCCGCTGCCTTTCACGGACGTTCCCAACTTTACGTGGCGAATGCGACTGACCTGCATTTGATCGATGATACTGCGCGTCAAATCGTGGACTTCGATGTGGTCGATTCTCAGCACGTCGTCGCCGCCGTTTCTTATCAGGATAAGCCGAGTGAGCTCTTACGATTGTCCGTCAGAACGGGTGAGGAGCGGGTATTATATGATCCGAACGCGGCCTATGAGGACACCCATGAGTTTGCCCACGCTCAGCGATTTGATTTTGAATCGGATGATGGTCAGGATTTGGAAGGTTGGTACTTACCGGCCCAAACGCAGGCGGCTAAGGAACCGGTATTGTTGTACGTTCATGGGGGACCGCACGCCAACTATGGCGAAACGTTCTTCTATGAATTTCAGGTGCACGCGAGTCGCGGGTTCGGGGTCGTCTTCTTTAATCCTCGAGGGTCAACCAGTTATGGGCAAGCGTTTGAAGACGATGTGAATGGCCATTATGGTGAAAACGATTATGATGATGTCATGAAGGGCTTAGATGTTGCTTTGCAACGCTTCCCACAATTAGATGCTAGTCGGCAGTACATCGCTGGTGGCTCCTATGGCGGGTTCATGACAACCTGGGCCGTGGGTCACACTAAGCGGTTCGCTGCAGCGGTTGCCCAACGAGCTGTGACTAATTGGATCAGTTTGTTTGGGATTAGTGATATTGGCTTTTACTTTAATCCGGAAGAACTGGGTATTGATCTCTTTGCACAGGGCGGCCTAGAGTCTTACTGGAAGCAGTCACCGTTAGCCTACGCGCAGAACGTGACGACGCCGATTCGGTTGCTTCATGGTGAGTGGGACATGCGCTGCCCTATCAGCCAGTCGGAGGAATTCTTTACGGCCATCAAGCGTAACGGCGTAGATGCAGACTTTTTACGGTACCCGCAGAGTTTCCACGGAATCTCACGGAGTGGGCTGCCCAGCCTGCGGATTCAACGGATCGACGATATGACTGAGTGGTTTGTCGCTCATCCTGCTGTTCAGAAATAACCTAGAATGGCCGCCTCCGGCCGCCAGGGCTGGTGCTGGCTGTGGGGACCGCCCGCAGCCAAAGTACGGGCTTCCGGCTCGACTTGAAACCTCGGAAGTTCGCCGAGTTTCCAAGCTCGTCCCGTGGCGTAACCTCGGAAATGCACCGAGCTAACGCCACTTTTACTGCCAACACCAGCCCTGGCGACCTACGGCTACACTTACGGGTTAGGTGAACATAACTGAACTGTTTCTCGAGGTAATACGAGGTTATCATTGCTGTGGCTAACTGGCCAGATTCTTTGGTCTTGGTCAGTAAACCAACTAATTTAGGTAAAATTGATTGTTTATAAATCACCAAAAAGGCCGTTAGTACCGTGAGTTTCGGTATTAACGGTCTTTCTGGTATTGTTTGGATGATTCAGGGGAAACAGCGTTGTATCAGCATTCGCAACCACCTTGGCAACCGTGACGGGCGCAACTAGCCCGGGCAAAGTGCGGGGTGGCAGCTTTGATTGCTAGACGGGCTGAGGGGGGAGTCGCTATACTCGGATTAATTATAGGGGATGAGCAGATGGAGAATGTATTTAGACAGCAGCTGGTTAAAATTCGGCGCCAGCAAAATATCTCACAGGAACAATTGGCCGGACAACTGTTTGTATCACGCCAGTCTATTTCTAAGTGGGAACAGGGGGAAACGTCGCCGGACATTGACACGTTGGTCAAGTTAGCAAATTTATTACAGGTCGATCTGAATGAATTGGTTAGCGGTGAACAGCCCGCTGAAGCGTCTTTCAGAGCCGATAACTTGGAGACGCAACAAGCTAATCATCAGTCACAGATGAATGGTTGGGAATTTTTGTCAAAAAATTGGTGGACAATCATTCCGATTCTGGGGATTGTTGGTTGGATGCTTGGGGCTAATTGAAGATGCTGGTTGAGCTTGTAGCGCTAGGATGTTGGGATGTCCTGGTGCTATTTTTGTGGCGTGTTGAGAGTGGGTTAGGGCATTAGGGAGTATCTTACCAGACTGTTGTGTGGTCTGGCAGCTTTTGAAACGTGCTCCACGAGCCAGGTCCCTGCGCTTAACCCCGATTTTATTGAGTTAAGGCGTTAGAAAGTGTCTCGCCGAACTGTTGTGGGCTTGGCGACTTCTGAAACGTGTTACTATCGGGCAGACAGTTGCGCTTAACCCGATTAAGCAAACGACCCAAGCCCAGGGTCATTCACTTAATCACGTTAATGCTCGCTGTCTAACCGCCCTTCGTAACACTCCTAACCCAAAAATCCCCCGTCGCGACGTACGACGGGGGACACAGTTTATTTCATTTATGAGGATTAGGAACTGTTTTAATCTTTCTGTAAATCAGTGATTATTGAAGGTTACCAACACGGGCGTAACCAACAGCGTGCCACCATGGGGCGTGAACGGCTTCAGTCACAACACCGCGGTTTTGGGAATCGATCATCTTACCCTTACCAACGTACAGACCAACGTGAGAGATAGAACGCTTGGAACCACCGAAGAAGACCAGGTCACCCTTCTTGATGTTCTTGTAGCTCACGTGCTTGAACTTGTTGTATTGTGCTTGGGCGGTACGAGGAATCTTCTTGGAAGCACCCTTCTTGTAAACGTAGCTAGTAAGACCAGAGCAATCAAAACGGGAAGGACCAGTTGAACCCCAACCGTAAGGCTTACCTAATTGTGCTTTAGCAACTTTGTGGATCTTGTTGTAGGACATGGTAGCTGCGGATGCATCAGTTGGTTGGGTAATGGCGATACCTGCAATTGCAAATGCTACAGCGGCCATCACGGATAATAAAATGTTAGTAAACGTCGTCTTCATAAATGTAAACAAACTCCCTTTTTCAAATTAAATTTAGTATTTTGTGTTTCTCGCTTCGTTTCAACATGCTTAATACTATCAGGGAGTTGTTACAGAAATGTCTCAAAGCCGTCTCATTCGGATTAAAGGTAATGTTAAGTTCTGCAACATTTGGTCTTAATTGGCCGGGTAGGCGTGCGGGAAACGCCGGTAGGCCGCCATTTCTGGTGTCAAAGTAATTTGTTGCAGCCGCTGAGTAGTTCGGGGGATAAAAAAGTAATTTAGCGTATTTAAATCGATAACCGACCGATAATGGGTGTAATTATGGTTGGGTTGGGTCCGTCTGGCGGGGTCATAGGGCAGGACAACTTCTGCTAACCAATTGAAAATTCCGGTGATACTTTCAGTGGTTGTTGTGAAAGCGGGGGTCCCCCATTTTCTAATAGCCATGTGGATGAATCGACGCGTGGGTACTGGGCCACTCGGAAGTGGTGCTTGGCTCGCCAGATAGTCGTGGGCGGCCATAGCCGTTTGACCCGAGAATTCTGATCCAGTGACGTTTAGAAAATTGTTTAGATTCTGCAAATGAGTGGGTAGCACCGGGGTGTTGGTCAATACGCCTGCCGGATTGCGGTCGGCGTGCAGTGGGCCACCGGTGGGTTCAATGACGAGCGTTTGGCCGGACTGGTCGCTGAGAATCCAGTGGAAAGGGTAGACGTGCTGATCCTGCCCCCATTTGCGGCCAACCAGGGTGACTTGGGGGAGGTCGGCAACGAGTGCGTCGAGGGTGGCGTGTTCACCTAGGGCCCAGTTGATGAAGTCCTGGGGGGTGAGGTTGATATTCCCCGCGACGGGGGCATCGGCATAAGATGCTACACCAGGTAAGTAGAGTTCGGCACAGCTGATACCGTTTTCATTTACGCCGTCAGCCATCAGGTAGGCGGAGAAGTCACTAGCAATGCGACCACCGCCTAGAATTGCATAACGCGTGGTCCGAAAAGTATGTAAGGCCGTTGCCCAGCGGTAGTTGCGCGGCAGAAAGACGGGCCGCCAGGGAGTGGTGGTCGGAAAATCCATGGTTCGGGCAAAAAAATGGTGGGCAGAAGCGGAGGTATAGGTTAGACTAGTACACACAAGGGTTCCTCCTTTGGGACTCATAATTAGTCTAATTATAACTTAAAAATGGCCGGGACTGCGGCCTTGTATTCCGGGCAATAATCTCGTAAGCTATTAAGGAGAGAAAATGCCCAGATAAAGGCTTATTTCTGGAAGGGAATTGGGATAATGAAATCAACATGGAACTTAGTGGGGATGACCCTGTGGCTTATCGTCCTCGTCACGCTGGTCTGGATGGTCCACGATATGCGGGTTCGTCGGATCCGTTTAATTGTTAAAGAGCACCATAGTTTTTCCTGGAAGAACTTTAGCATTTCAACCATTGAATTGGTTGTTTGGCTACTCTTCTTTGGGGGGATGAGTTACACGACTTTCTTCCAAAATGTTAACCAACTGGGAACGCGGGTCAGTCAAACAACGCGTTATGAACCGCTAGTCATCAACACGGGGAGTAGTAACGGCTCAGCCTACTACGTTTCTGTAAACAATAGTACGGGGAAAAAGCCCGTACAGACTTACACGTACCTGACTGAGGGTGAGAAGTACCAAGTTCGTAGTACGGACGCCACGGTCTCTGATGGTAAGAAAGCCATCAACCTTCCAGCTTCGGCTTACAAATGGAATACGCAGAAGGTGACTAAGTATGACCAACGCCATCAAAAGGCGTGGGTCGGGGTCATCGAAACCACGTACAAGAAATCATTCGTCAATGGGATCGGCTTGCACGCCGGTCGTCTGGCGAACCGCTTCACGCTGATTCGGATTCCGGATCATTCCTTCATGTTACGAGAGTAGACAAAAACACAGGCTGTTTTCCAATCGGAAAACAACCTGTGTTTTTTGTATATCGGGGGAGTGCGGTTGATCAATCTCGCCTTACCGGTCGCCAGATATGGGCTGGAACGGTGCCGGCACAACTTTGAGCCTCACCAAAGGCGTGAGTCTCAAAGCTTGGCCTTGTTCTAAGCCGTAAACGGCTAAGAACAACGAGGCGCCTGAGCCCATATCTGGCGACCTCTCGACTGACATGGCTGAAGAAATACTAAAGACGGTAATTACAAAAGTACAAACCGCTGGTGGTCCGCTGATGTTAGCCGTGAGGGTGGAAAAAATAGGCTCAGCCGTGGCACTGCCTTAGCGAAGTGAGTTTCTTCGGTTAGGCAGAACCGAGTTTCGAGACCGCTCTGTGGCTCGAAATCGCGTTCACAGCGTTCCAGCCTATTTTTTCCACCCGGTAAGGCGGACTAAGGCGGAAAACCAAAATCAGAAATCATTTGGGTTGGCAGCGGCTGGTTGGTAATCATCCATTTGAGTGTCGCGGTAGTCCCACCACTCGTTTTCGTAGCCGAAGAACCCGGCCTCACGCATAGCAGCGTCCAGGATCTGGTAATTCTTTTCCTGTGTCGCGGTACGGGGATGATTCCGGTGAGCAGCTAAGGTGAAGTCGTCGAAAGGCGTTTGCATTTCCAGTTCGTTGCCATCGGCGTCACAGAGTGTGAGGTCGAAGGTCACGCCCTTTTGGTGAGAGAAATTTGGATTGGGTTTGGCAACGAACGAAGGGTCAGGGTAGACATCGTATAATTTTTCCTGGGCCGGTACGGGACGATAAGCGTCCCAAATTTTTAGCCGGTAGCCCTGTTCTTTAACAATGGCACTCGCTGCGGCCAATTTTTTTGCAGTTCCTGTGCGGGCGATAGCAGTGGTGAAATCGTAGATCACACGGTGGGTAAAGTTGTCCGTGGTGGCGTAGCGCAGGTCGACAATGATGCTGGGGTCCAGCGCTTGGACGTTGGTAAAACCAGTTTCTAGTTGTGACATGAGGCACCTCCATAAATTGTTATCAATAGTATACCGGGTTCCAGATAGAAAAGCTTGTGAAAGGGCTTAAGTTACTGAAGTTTCGGGCATTCTTGATCAAAAATTAAAAACGCCTGATCCGTAAGATCAGACGTCCAATATAGTCGGAAACCGCGAAAGTCACTTCAGCTTTCGTACTTTTCAGTGTAGCTGATAATTGATTATTTTAATGGGTTGAAGAGCTGGTTGGTTCGGTCACTTAGTAATTAGCGAACATGTTCCAAATGGTCCTGCGCGTAAATTCCAATGTCGGCGACGTGGACCGTGCCAGCGTGATGCTTGCCGCTAGCAGTCAAGAGACCAATCTTGTTGTAGGCCATGGTTGTCGTGCTGTCAGCCACCACGGCAACGCCCATGACGTCGCCGGTGTCGGCGTTAATGCCAGATGGTACATCGATGGCGACCTTCTTGGCATCAGCAGCGTTGATGGCATTGATGGCATTGGCGAAGTTCCCCGTGATTTCGCGAGACAAGCCAACGCCGAAGATGGCGTCGACAATCATGCTAGCGGCGACCACGTGAGTTAAATCATTGGTGACGGGAATGCCATAGTACTGTGCAATTTTTAGCTGTTGGTTGGTCTGCGGGGTTGCCTTTTCGAGGTCTCCTAGGATGTAGAGTTCGACGTCGATTCCCCGAATCTTAAGCAACCGGGCCACGGCAATACCGTCACCCCCGTTGTTCCCTACACCGGCAACCACAACCACGTGGCTCAGATCAAAATCGTCGTTTAAAATGTTGTTAAAGGTAGCCAGAGCGGCCCGCTCCATCAGAACTAATGCGGGAATCCCGACCTTATTAATCGTATGGGCATCATAGCGTTGGGCTTCAGCAATGGTAATAGCTTTACTCATAAAAATCCCTCCTTAGTTAGGGAAAGCGCGGCTAGTGACTATCCGTTTGACGGTCAACTTGCAAGACTCGTGAAGAAAGTTGCTGGAGTTGGGTGGTAATTGTCGCGTAGTCAAAATCAGTATCGGTTGGTGTGGCCTGTTGCCACCACTCGTGCAGAACGGCGACGGCCTGTTTGACTAAATGTTGACCTTCTGCCGTTAATGTTAAGCGGCGGTTCCGTCGGTCTGCAGGATCGGTTTCCTTGCCAAGCAGGGAAAGACCGACCATGTGGTGAACCATCCGGGCCATTAGACCTTCATCAACTGCCATGGTCCAGGCGGCCTTGCGTTGATTCAGTTGACTGGTCTCAGAGACTAAAACTAACAGATAAAATTCAGTAATGTTGATGGGCATCTCATCGGCTTCAAGAATCTGGTTCATCGCCCGTTGAAATTGGCGGTGGAGGATGGCCAGATTCGTGGTGAAGTCTAGTATTGAGTCTTCCATACGCCACCTCCTTAGTTTGACTTAATTTAATATAACTTTAGTTTACACCAGATTAGCGGGAAGGATAATCCTTTGACTCGTATTTGGCAGTTGGCGTGCTAGAATAGGAGTACAACTAATTATGGGAGGCATTGCCGTGTTTATACAAATTCCGGCCGACATGGACGAGGTGCAGATGCGCCAGCTACAGCTTAAGCAGCACGGGGAGACAGCGACGGAGGATGAAATTATTCACCAGGCCGTTCTTGATATTTTACAGAATTTTTTGGACCAGATAGAGGATGGCCACTACGATACTGCTGCTTGGCAGGGCGAAAACTTGACGGTCACGGATATCAATGGTGATCTGACGGCAACGATTAAACCCGTGGCAGCAACATTTATCGCTGATTTTCGGGATAACGCTGACCAAGTGACGGAACGTTTGGAGCAGGAAGCCATTCAAGCATCTGGTGCCAGATAAATTATTTGTTTATCGAACTAATTTAGGTTTAAAATAAAGGTGTTGTGCGCCCTTAGTGTAATGGATAGCACATGAGATTTCGGTCCTCATGATCCGAGTTCGACTCTCGGGGGGCGCAATAGGCAGTATCATTTAGCTGATGTTCTGGAAGTTTCTCCAGGATATCAGCTTTTTCTGTACGAAGGGTCGGTCGTACGTAGCCGAATTCATCGGGCCTTGGGTCACACGTTTCAACCATATACGTTCGGAGCGCAAAAAAGGGTCTGAGGCTTTTGTCTCAAACCCTGTATTTGGGTAATTCATAATTGGTGAGTCTGACCCTCAATTGTCATGCGATTCCGACCACCCTGCTTGGATAAATAAAGGTAGTGGTCAACGCGTTTGAACCAACTGTCAAAATTCGTGTCAGTTGGTTGTAGGGCCGAGATACC belongs to Levilactobacillus yonginensis and includes:
- a CDS encoding prolyl oligopeptidase family serine peptidase, with product MSKSVSAQDLFKLVALSQPLASNGQVFFVENGVDQASNGYVSQIKRLGVGGGTQNVAVNGRLNLQPTVAGNSLYYTATVDQAKAQLFRVPVTGGEPTAVTTSTPNEAVNTVFAAADGSSIFFKTTQTAERPKLPNTEAFPQPRHVENLINKADGYGWLPLDVVYRLRRYQPSTGVVEEVFQQGHDFELTSVSADGRYVSYLVDDRPADDTDFSRGVSVLDVQTGETVDLTTTLPKGRFSDATLSPDGQRVALVGDDGSFGRHTVANLYLVNRESGELVNRTAELDADLVPDFAGDFVQHPSGKLVRWLTDEDVVFAAAFHGRSQLYVANATDLHLIDDTARQIVDFDVVDSQHVVAAVSYQDKPSELLRLSVRTGEERVLYDPNAAYEDTHEFAHAQRFDFESDDGQDLEGWYLPAQTQAAKEPVLLYVHGGPHANYGETFFYEFQVHASRGFGVVFFNPRGSTSYGQAFEDDVNGHYGENDYDDVMKGLDVALQRFPQLDASRQYIAGGSYGGFMTTWAVGHTKRFAAAVAQRAVTNWISLFGISDIGFYFNPEELGIDLFAQGGLESYWKQSPLAYAQNVTTPIRLLHGEWDMRCPISQSEEFFTAIKRNGVDADFLRYPQSFHGISRSGLPSLRIQRIDDMTEWFVAHPAVQK
- a CDS encoding helix-turn-helix domain-containing protein, whose translation is MENVFRQQLVKIRRQQNISQEQLAGQLFVSRQSISKWEQGETSPDIDTLVKLANLLQVDLNELVSGEQPAEASFRADNLETQQANHQSQMNGWEFLSKNWWTIIPILGIVGWMLGAN
- a CDS encoding C40 family peptidase; the encoded protein is MKTTFTNILLSVMAAVAFAIAGIAITQPTDASAATMSYNKIHKVAKAQLGKPYGWGSTGPSRFDCSGLTSYVYKKGASKKIPRTAQAQYNKFKHVSYKNIKKGDLVFFGGSKRSISHVGLYVGKGKMIDSQNRGVVTEAVHAPWWHAVGYARVGNLQ
- a CDS encoding linear amide C-N hydrolase, yielding MCTSLTYTSASAHHFFARTMDFPTTTPWRPVFLPRNYRWATALHTFRTTRYAILGGGRIASDFSAYLMADGVNENGISCAELYLPGVASYADAPVAGNINLTPQDFINWALGEHATLDALVADLPQVTLVGRKWGQDQHVYPFHWILSDQSGQTLVIEPTGGPLHADRNPAGVLTNTPVLPTHLQNLNNFLNVTGSEFSGQTAMAAHDYLASQAPLPSGPVPTRRFIHMAIRKWGTPAFTTTTESITGIFNWLAEVVLPYDPARRTQPNHNYTHYRSVIDLNTLNYFFIPRTTQRLQQITLTPEMAAYRRFPHAYPAN
- a CDS encoding LVIS_2131 family protein, with product MKSTWNLVGMTLWLIVLVTLVWMVHDMRVRRIRLIVKEHHSFSWKNFSISTIELVVWLLFFGGMSYTTFFQNVNQLGTRVSQTTRYEPLVINTGSSNGSAYYVSVNNSTGKKPVQTYTYLTEGEKYQVRSTDATVSDGKKAINLPASAYKWNTQKVTKYDQRHQKAWVGVIETTYKKSFVNGIGLHAGRLANRFTLIRIPDHSFMLRE
- a CDS encoding M15 family metallopeptidase; translation: MSQLETGFTNVQALDPSIIVDLRYATTDNFTHRVIYDFTTAIARTGTAKKLAAASAIVKEQGYRLKIWDAYRPVPAQEKLYDVYPDPSFVAKPNPNFSHQKGVTFDLTLCDADGNELEMQTPFDDFTLAAHRNHPRTATQEKNYQILDAAMREAGFFGYENEWWDYRDTQMDDYQPAAANPNDF
- a CDS encoding NAD(P)H-hydrate epimerase, whose protein sequence is MSKAITIAEAQRYDAHTINKVGIPALVLMERAALATFNNILNDDFDLSHVVVVAGVGNNGGDGIAVARLLKIRGIDVELYILGDLEKATPQTNQQLKIAQYYGIPVTNDLTHVVAASMIVDAIFGVGLSREITGNFANAINAINAADAKKVAIDVPSGINADTGDVMGVAVVADSTTTMAYNKIGLLTASGKHHAGTVHVADIGIYAQDHLEHVR
- a CDS encoding MarR family winged helix-turn-helix transcriptional regulator, translated to MEDSILDFTTNLAILHRQFQRAMNQILEADEMPINITEFYLLVLVSETSQLNQRKAAWTMAVDEGLMARMVHHMVGLSLLGKETDPADRRNRRLTLTAEGQHLVKQAVAVLHEWWQQATPTDTDFDYATITTQLQQLSSRVLQVDRQTDSH